The Plasmodium cynomolgi strain B DNA, scaffold: 0626, whole genome shotgun sequence genome contains the following window.
TATCTATTCATTTCTTCTGttttatgaataatattatattttaatttaatataagtTCCATTAAAACTGTCTAGAAAAGGAACCATATTCAAGATATGAAAACTATGAATTTCATGCAGAATGATATTTAATATTGTACCTTCCTTTCTTAAAACTTATAAGTTCATTTTCCTGatacattaatattatttttctcatttcgtcataattatttctatGATAATGagttaattttccttttttagaaTTAATCAATTGTCTATGTAGGTTAAActcttagaaaaaaatacttagGTATATaagtaattaatatatagtgCTCAACgataatatataatgatgAAAATCAATTTTATGCTGTCTATATTATACTTAAAATAGAAAACTATTTTctttaaccttatataatccCCCAAACAAGGGAATTAATGCATCCGTTGTTCCTATAAGTGCTGTTGACATAGTATTAGTTTCTTCGCATTGAATcaatcttttaaaattattcgaACATTCAATAGATTTTCCATATACTGTATTATAATGTTCtacatattttgttttaaatttttttagttgtttacaaaatttattttctttaacacTTCACAAATAACTTGCTTTTATATGATCACTACAACATTTAGTAGAGTGTTCtaataataaatacaatTTATCATGTTGGCTTTTTACTTAGAATATCATTGAGTTTTGTATAGTTCTCATGTAAACCTTATAAaagattcattttttacaacttcaCTTCcctaatattatatataaaaggtGGCGACAAATTAACTAAAAGCTTATACGTACAATGATGGATCAACACCTCGCAAAAATCTTTAGCACAAATAGTTTCATTAAGTtcacttttatttatgttagaATTTAACcagtaatttaaaaaataccaaTACTTTTTATAGTCGTCAtgactttcatttttaac
Protein-coding sequences here:
- a CDS encoding CYIR protein (putative;~vir-type antigen), whose translation is MSTALIGTTDALIPLFGGLYKVKENKFNLHRQLINSKKGKLTHYHRNNYDEMRKIILMYQENELISFKKGRYNIKYHSA